CCAGAAGGTGTCAAAAATTGCCTGTCACTGAAACTGAGTTTCCAAGAGAAGGATTCTGTTGTTGCCAGTATATAATCTATGAATTTGGGCATGAATGTGTGAGTGATGATTATAAGGTGGTTAGGATTATACAATTTTATGGAATTAGTTCTGACACCTTTGATTCTGACGTTAAGGTGTATAGTTTCAGATCGAATTCTTGGAAGAGAATACAAAATTTTCCCTATTATCTGTGTTACAAAAGGGCTTATGGGATGCTGGCCAATGGTGCGTTGTTTTGGGTTGTGAGTAGAAAACCCGAGTCAAGTACTGCTAGGTTGATTGCTGCTTTTGATCTTGCAACAGAGGCGTATAGGTTGG
This portion of the Coffea arabica cultivar ET-39 chromosome 2e, Coffea Arabica ET-39 HiFi, whole genome shotgun sequence genome encodes:
- the LOC113729388 gene encoding F-box protein CPR1-like; translated protein: MAQLVLDFYELPLLLLMVKLVAGLDILDFGMILLCEKAFKAAGNVVFEKCAYYSNEGFFDIEEDITLWNPSTRRCQKLPVTETEFPREGFCCCQYIIYEFGHECVSDDYKVVRIIQFYGISSDTFDSDVKVYSFRSNSWKRIQNFPYYLCYKRAYGMLANGALFWVVSRKPESSTARLIAAFDLATEAYRLVPRPVYSNKNFHMNVGVLEGCL